A window of Punica granatum isolate Tunisia-2019 chromosome 8, ASM765513v2, whole genome shotgun sequence genomic DNA:
aaattcaaaaggcGGGCGGCCGGACCACGTGGAACATCTTCCTCTACAGGCAGGCAGGCAGGAAGTTTCccgcatcttcttcttcctcctcttcagtTCCTCTCTTCTCCAAGAAATCCGCAATCTCTGTTCTGAGGACCTAAAACCCCAGCGCCATGGCTTCCCTTCCGTTCTCAGCTGCATCTCCGGTGGCCTTTCGCGGCCACTCCCGGTCCTACTCTGGGTCGAGACCTTCTCCTTTCCCTGCTCCTTCATGGCCGTCGATCAGATCCTCCCTCAGCTCCTCCAAGTCGGCTCTTTTCCAGAACGGGTTCACCCTAGCAATGCTGAGCTCGTCCGCTGCTTTCTCCAGTTTCCAGGCCTCCGGTGTCCACGCCCGAGCTGCTACCGAGAAGACCTTGCACGATTTCACTGTTAAGGTAGCAAAGTTTCCTAATTCAGCTGGCTAATCGACGGTTTGCTTCTGATGGAACAGTTTGTGCATAATCTGACCTTTTCTTGATTGATTCAGGATATTGATAAGAAGGATGTTCCTCTAAGCAAATTCAAGGGGACAGTTCTTCTGATCGTCAACGTTGCCTCGAGATGGTAATTTTCTGCTTCGTAAAGTTGGATTGTCAATAGGAATCAGAGAGTCTAATTGAAGGATTGTGTTTCGATTCAGTGGTTTGACTTCGTCGAATTACACCGAGCTCTCGCACCTGTACGAGAAGTACAAGACTCAAGGTGAGTGAAAATTGCTATGTACGTAGTTGCTGATTTGGTAGTGAAATCTTCATATTTGCCGTTTGAAGAGGGAAGGTGGGAGGAAACTTTTCGGGGAAGAATTCGAGGAGCAAGTTTCAGACAAATTTCTCTGTTGAGAATGTCTTTTCTAGTTGCCGGAATTTGTGGTCACACCCGGAACCTCAACTGTGTTTTGAACCGTTTGGTTCTGTAAAGTTAACCCTTGAGAAGTTATCCCATCCGAAAAAGCTTGAAGATATTACATCCGGAGGACGAATTTGTTCTTGTTCTCTGCACTTTGCTTTCAGTTTGGTGCTATATTACTGAAGTATAACATCCAATTCTCTTTGCATCACAGGATTTGATATTCTAGCTTTCCCCTGCAATCAATTTGGTATGCAGGAGCCTGGCTCGAACCCTGAAATTAAGCAATTTGCTTGCACAAAGTTCAAAGCTGAGTTTCCAATTTTCGATAAGGTGGGATATGAATGCTGTAATATTTTCTTGTTTAACACTGATAAAATAGAAAGCATATTAAGCACTGTTGTTTTGTTCTTGTAATAGGTTGATGTAAATGGACCATTTACAGCTCCTGTTTATCAGTTCCTGAAGTCAAGCAGTGGGGGATTTTTGGGTGACCTGATCAAATGGAACTTTGAGAAGTTCTTGGTGGACAAAAATGGGAAAGTTGTACAGAGATATCCCCCTACAACATCACCATTTCAAATTGAGGTATGTTTCACACAGAATTGCATGCATCCTGAAATTCGATTAAATGAGTGAATTCGCGGTAGTAGTTTTAGGGGCAGTATGTTTTGGCTGGAGATGATACTCCGTATATAGAGCAAATGAATCATGGGGTTAAAAACAGTTATAGAGTTTAGTCAATATGGAGGGAAATTTCTGAGCAAGGGGAAGGATGAAATCGATGCATAATTAGAAATAGCAAGATCTTATACTTTCTTCCTCACTTATTCCTTATGTGCACTAGGTGACTTACGCTTAACATTTTTGGTTTTCGTTGATAGTTTTGTGCCTGTGTGCTTCTTCTGTTTCGTGTGAATTGTTAGAGTTATAGGCTGTTGGAGAGATCTCCTTTTTAGGGTATCCTGTCCTTGTTCAATACTATAGACTGAGAAACAACTTATGTGATGACCATGAAATTTAAAGCATTCGTAGGATTTTCTCTTGAAATAAGATCAACTTCTCTACATATGAGTTCAATCTTGTTCACCTCAGAATAGTCTTCCGTGCAAATCATGCAATTCTCTGTTTCTCAAGAGGACTTTATTGTTTAGCTTTGATCTAAGGCAGTAAAAAACCTCAACTTAATCCCGTCGCAGTGTTTCCTTTTGCATCGACTCCACCCCGTTCCTTCCCTTGAGACTTTTTGCCGTTGGAGCTGAACTGAGTTTTGCGTTCCATCACTTTATAGAAATAATATCAGAAGAATTTATCTGGCAGCACCCTTCTGGAAACTTAAATTGATAAAGCTAATGTGCTCAATCTCCTCTTTCGCAGAAGGACATTCAGAAGCTTCTTGCTGCATGAGGATTCCATGGGATGGTAACAAATCAGACCCCGGGCATTGAGGTCGGGATATTAAGAGCAAGAGATGTAAATAATTGTGAATCGGGTGTCATAATTCCAGTACTTGTCTTGTATTACTACAGAATAATGTGTTTTGTATCTTATCTCGTATGAGACTACTTTGTTCAATGCGAAATCTGTCTATTGTTGCTCGCTCTTTCTCCTCACAGCAGATATGAAAATTGACTTTCTGATGCGAAATGTAAAAGTAACTATGAAAGATTGTTACTTGATAATTGACACCACAAGCATTCGTTTTCGGGAAATGTTTATCAAGAAGGGGAAATATCGAAAGTGCTTTTACATTCGGCTCTTAACTGCAAATTTATGGTATGTACTGAGATGTAATAGGTAAAGAACGTAATAGGGAGCGATATGAATTGGCAGAGACTCGCTCGCCAAAAGAAGTCGATGACAAGCTACCCTACAACATTGTATGTTGGTCCAAGATTGGAGCAGacatttgacatttttgaaCGTTTAATTAGAGAGGCCTAATTTCGATACCCAattgatacatatatatatatatatataatcgagTAATCCTATCTCAagcaaatatttataaaaagttTCCCACAACCAgaccatttatttttttgatcgAATGGTAGTTATATACAATAACACActgaatatttttcattatgtTACTTATATTTGTCCCTATAGAAGTCGTGGCAAGTGCGGGGATTCGAACCAGGGATTGTTGGGCAGAACTTATACGGGATTGGACCCATATATGTTTTGCCTTTACCACATGTAAGCCCCTCCGTTTTCTCCTGGGGGCTGCTGTGGGACAGTACTTGCTGCCCCCACCTCCAACTACGTTaaacctttttttaaaaaagaggaTTCCATCATATGAATGCAGAAACCAAATCAACAGGACACTCGAGTCGAAATGACGCCGAAAGTGTCGAGATCTGTACAGAGTTGAATTACGACACGATCCACGGTGCTGTCAACTATGTACTGCATCAGAAACTCTCTAAGATGTTCTGCTGTCCAATGATCCAACCTCGGCACAACTTCTCATTGCACAACAATTATAATGAGCAAAGGGACTCCGGCAGTGAAATGCCGATATGTCGATTCCCAAAGTTCTTGCTTTCCTAGTTCTGCttccattactttttcatggCCGGCGATACGGAAGAGAGGTATTTTATGTATCCGTTATATCGGGTGCCGAGAGACACCAATGTTTTGCTTGATTGGTGGTTAATCATACAACTACCAATGATATTTGAGGTATTACAATGTAAAATACTTTCTCAGAAAACAAATGATCGTTGTTTTGGTGCTAGGCATGGCCGTGGAGGCCTCCTTCCATGTACAATAATGTCAAATTTGGCTTATAGGACGGATCACTCACTGTGCCCGGCCGAAGCATATGGAGCTCTTGAACGCTCTCCATATAGCACAAATTTTATGGGATTGAAGGAATGTATAAGGTTTTAAATCTCGGTTTGTAGCAGTACAGGGGTCCGATACCGTCACAGGCCGATATATAGGTCAGATTTGTTTACTTGCTCGTGACGACTATGATGGATGAAATATTGGTCGTAATGCTTGATACGACTgttatttaactttttttttctctctttttactGATATTGCACTTTTCATGGTATATTAAGTGAAATAATTGTGCAATTATTGGCATGGAGTGACAGATTATCCAAATTATTCATGGaattaaatgagagaaaaagaataggaaaaaaaaaaagatgtctAGATTATAGACATTGCTAACCATTGATATCTGATGTGGTTGATGTTACGAGCAATGCATTAGAATTATTGTATTtatcttttatcatttttgaATGCCTAATAAAATTTTTGTCTGTGACACCGTTATTTAGTGCCGCGATTGTCCAAAATATTTGTAATCACGACACGACTGTTATGCGATCTGCGACCGTCATTTAAATGAGGAAAACAGAGGGTCTCTCAACATAGCAATCCAACCTTATACTTTCACGAAAATTAATCTGTCTCCCTCATTGAACTGAGCAAAGAGGCTTACTATTGGAACATAGTCTTACAATTGGAACATTTGCAGTCCACACATTAGAACCAAATCAGCTCATTAAAGAGAAATAAGCCCCTAAGCACCTTAACTGTTTATCAATGTCGTTGGTAGAATAAACTAAGGGTAAATTTCAACACCcctataatttattaattaaccAACGACACCCTCTCCTACCAAAATTAGTCATACACCACTCCTCCTTCAGCAGATATGGCACCAAGAGTGCTTAATCATTGCCACGTGAATGGTGTATTACTGTGCTCTATAAACTAACTCAATCCATTCGACTTTATGGAACATAATGACACATAATTCACGCGACGACGATTAAGCACTATTGGTGCCACATTTGCGGAATAACGGGTGGTGGGTGGCTAATTTTAAAAGGGGATTGGCTAATTACTAAATTAAATGGATGTGGGTGAAATTTACCTATAAACTAAACTTACCAATCATTAATTAGAAATGAAGCTTCTAGAAGTATCAAGGCCCACGATACGATAGCCTTCCGATTGGACCGGAATCGGACGGTCAGCATTAGCCGATAGCTTCATTCTCAGGTGGGCTAACCCGATGATTGCCTATTCTCTACGCAGAGGTCGCACAAAGATTCTCCTTGTCAAGCTCCCTCTGgtcgcctctctctctctctctctccccaccCCGCCCCGACCTGCAAATTCCGCCGGCGAGGCCGCCGTCAGTGATGGTAAGTAAGCTAACTGCTAGGTCGCCTGATGGGCTTGCTTTTAATCTCTCTGGCTGCCCTTTCGCTATCTTTGATTTCACCTCCGTCGCAAATGGTAGGGCTTTAGCCCCACGTCCTAGGGTTTATCTAGCTTGTCCCGCCCTTGATCGCTGCTTCGGTTTCCATTTGTTTGAACTGGAATATCCTAATTGAGTACTCTTTGGTTCGATTGAGCTTCTTTGATGGCCTTCGAGCGTTGAAATTTGGTTATTTGCGCTTAGTGTTCTAGCTCCTCGCAGACCGTACTGTTCACATTCTTCCATATTGCTAATTTTGTGTGCATAGCATGTTTTTTGTCCCACGTTGACTTCCGTTTTTTCGACCGGAGGGTGCTTTGAATTTCCAGCGTTGATTAGTTGCTCACCAAGCTAGCTGTTTTCGAGATTGGCTGTGGGGAAGACCGTgacatgagagagagagacagagagagagataatcATGTTGGGAATGAGTCCTAGGCCAGATGTCAATCTTGGAAGTCTGTTATAGTAGGACTAGAGCAAGTGCTTGAGATTGAACTAATGTTGCCTGTGGTACGATGGGCATACTTCCACTGTGAATCTATAGAATTTATTTAGTTGCTAGAATATGGCA
This region includes:
- the LOC116189598 gene encoding phospholipid hydroperoxide glutathione peroxidase, chloroplastic, whose amino-acid sequence is MASLPFSAASPVAFRGHSRSYSGSRPSPFPAPSWPSIRSSLSSSKSALFQNGFTLAMLSSSAAFSSFQASGVHARAATEKTLHDFTVKDIDKKDVPLSKFKGTVLLIVNVASRCGLTSSNYTELSHLYEKYKTQGFDILAFPCNQFGMQEPGSNPEIKQFACTKFKAEFPIFDKVDVNGPFTAPVYQFLKSSSGGFLGDLIKWNFEKFLVDKNGKVVQRYPPTTSPFQIEKDIQKLLAA